The nucleotide sequence CCCCTCAAAATTTTGCTCACCTCCGATCACCAACTGATGCCGATGACGGCGGCCAATCTGCAAAAGGTGGCCGAAACGGTCGGATCCGTGGATGCGGTCTTGATGGCAGGCGACTTAGTCAATGTGCCCGATCGCGCGTCGGAATGGTTTGATGATAATCGCGGTGGCGCGTTTTTTCCGGTACTCCAGGGACGGGCGAACTATGCCCTGGAAAAAGAGGGGACAACCACTCGCTATCGGGGTGGAGCCTTGATTCAAACGGCTCCGCTGTTTCCTACGGTCGGCAATCATGAAGTCATGGGACGCTTCTCCACCGACGCCGAATTAAATGATCAGTTCAACGATCCGTATCCCAAACGGGCGGCCGAAATTCTCTACAGCAAGCAGGCTTTAGTCGATCTGGATTCCGACCAAAAGGCCGAATGGATCAAAAATAATTCCTTCAATGTCGATTCGTTCCGCGAGATCTTTACCCTGCCCAATGACAATCCAGAGCAGCACTACTATGCGGTCACTTTTGGGGATATTCGCCTGGTGGTGCTCTACGCAACGAACATTTGGCGATCGCCCAGCCTGGAACCGAATACGCGCGGACGCTACCGGGAACGGGATCAAGATTTAGCCAATCCCGCACAGTGGGGCTATGGTCAGCACATCTTTGAACCGATTGGCAAAGGTAGTCCCCAGTATGAGTGGCTAGAGCAAGAATTGAACAGCACCGAATTTCGGCAGGCTCCGTACAAAATTGTGATGTTTCACCATCCGCCCCACACCCTAGGGGATAACATCGTTCCGGCCTACACCGACCCGGTACAAGTGGTGGAGCGCTTTGCGGATGGCACGATCAAATCGATTCGCTATGAGTATCCCAAAGCAAAAGACTACCTTGTGCGGGATGTGGTGCCCCTGTTGGAGGCTGCTGGAGTGCAGCTTGTCCATGTGGGACATAGTCATGTCTGGAATCGGTTTCAGAGCGCTGCCGGAACCCACTACCTAGAAACGTCGAATGTGGGCAATACCTACGGGGCATTTCTCACCCCCGATCAACGTCGCCCCATTCCCATTGGGTTTCAGGAAGACTATACGGCCTTTGGCGACCCCAATGGACTGGTTCCTATTGTGCCGACGATCGCCCCCCTCTTGGATGAGTCAGGGCAACCCCTGCCCTACGTTGCCAGCAATGATATTTCCGTGTTCAGCATCTTGGATACGGGCACGGGAACGGTGAGCAGCTACCGATTTGATACGCGTCAACCCGATGCCCCCGTGGTGAAGTTCGACGAGTTTTCGTTGCAGCGTTAGTTCCCTTTAGGCGATCGCCCCATGTCCTTATTTATCTCAAAACTCCTACCCTTGTTTGTC is from Synechococcales cyanobacterium T60_A2020_003 and encodes:
- a CDS encoding metallophosphoesterase: MSTYSNGRILLFVVGLLTVLAYILLIPTIMNPSSVPVALLTEPFLQAPTLSSVNVVWFTEFEGTDHWVDYGDGFNQRAIATTRKLSRMREDARSKVGQQVEEGQVFTTPTDRAIWRHEAIVSNLPAGVRLPYRVVSQDGRAIAQSADYTLTAAPPQGSPLKILLTSDHQLMPMTAANLQKVAETVGSVDAVLMAGDLVNVPDRASEWFDDNRGGAFFPVLQGRANYALEKEGTTTRYRGGALIQTAPLFPTVGNHEVMGRFSTDAELNDQFNDPYPKRAAEILYSKQALVDLDSDQKAEWIKNNSFNVDSFREIFTLPNDNPEQHYYAVTFGDIRLVVLYATNIWRSPSLEPNTRGRYRERDQDLANPAQWGYGQHIFEPIGKGSPQYEWLEQELNSTEFRQAPYKIVMFHHPPHTLGDNIVPAYTDPVQVVERFADGTIKSIRYEYPKAKDYLVRDVVPLLEAAGVQLVHVGHSHVWNRFQSAAGTHYLETSNVGNTYGAFLTPDQRRPIPIGFQEDYTAFGDPNGLVPIVPTIAPLLDESGQPLPYVASNDISVFSILDTGTGTVSSYRFDTRQPDAPVVKFDEFSLQR